From a single Pleurodeles waltl isolate 20211129_DDA chromosome 10, aPleWal1.hap1.20221129, whole genome shotgun sequence genomic region:
- the LOC138261247 gene encoding urotensin-2 receptor-like, protein MTASPRDMDLNQATTLPWSPKNATAHMNTSLEILEVSNDMLITSFLGGILAVMCLVGVGGNVYTLVVMNLSMRFAGSMYVYIVNLALADLLYLSTIPFVVCTYFVKDWYFGDIGCRILFSLDLLTMHASIFILTIMSTERYLAVVKPLDTIGRSRDYRRTITCLVWLGSFLLALPTMILIDLRTSHQNGVTKRMCHPTWQMEAYKVYLTILFNTCILVPGLVICYLYIKLARTYWKSQTDLFSPKETKRCPRQKVLYMIFSIVLAYWACFVPFWLWQLLSIYYYQPGHLTSKTVVYINFMVTCLAYSNSCINPFLYTLLSKNYKEYLRNRHKNPSNGPSGKKPKRHSSRRSVSSASHPYTESIAFAQLKGSMEGATAV, encoded by the coding sequence ATGACTGCCTCCCCTAGAGACATGGACCTTAACCAAGcgaccacgctgccatggagcccaaagaACGCTACAGCTCACATGAACACCTCTCTGGAGATTCTTGAGGTCAGCAACGACATGTTGATCACCTCGTTCCTCGGTGGGATCCTTGCGGTGATGTGCCTGGTAGGTGTGGGGGGCAACGTCTACACTCTGGTGGTCATGAACCTCTCAATGAGGTTTGCAGGGTCCATGTATGTGTACATCGTCAACTTGGCCCTGGCAGACCTCCTGTACCTGTCCACTATCCCCTTCGTGGTCTGCACATACTTTGTGAAGGACTGGTACTTTGGGGACATTGGCTGTCGCATCTTGTTCAGCTTGGACCTCCTGACAATGCATGCCAGCATCTTTATTCTCACCATCATGAGCACGGAACGGTACCTGGCTGTGGTGAAACCCCTGGACACCATTGGGCGGTCTAGAGACTACAGGCGGACAATCACATGCCTGGTGTGGTTAGGTTCCTTCCTTCTAGCCCTCCCAACCATGATCTTGATAGACCTTCGGACAAGCCACCAGAACGGAGTGACCAAGCGCATGTGCCACCCCACGTGGCAGATGGAAGCCTACAAAGTGTACCTTACAATTCTCTTCAATACCTGCATCCTAGTCCCGGGCCTAGTGATTTGTTACCTGTACATCAAGTTGGCCAGGACCTACTGGAAATCCCAAACTGATCTGTTCAGCCCTAAGGAGACAAAAAGGTGCCCCCGCCAGAAAGTATTGTACATGATTTTCAGTATCGTCCTTGCCTACTGGGCATGTTTTGTGCCCTTCTGGTTGTGGCAGCTTCTCAGCATCTACTATTACCAGCCTGGCCACCTAACCAGCAAAACTGTGGTCTATATTAACTTCATGGTGACTTGCCTGGCTTACAGCAACAGTTGCATCAACCCCTTCCTGTACACACTGCTCTCCAAGAACTATAAGGAGTACTTGAGGAACCGGCATAAGAATCCCAGCAACGGACCCTCTGGCAAGAAACCCAAGCGGCACTCGTCCAGGAGGTCAGTGTCTTCTGCCAGCCACCCCTACACAGAATCCATTGCCTTTGCACAGCTCAAGGGGAGCATGGAGGGAGCCACTGCGGTCTAG